The following proteins are encoded in a genomic region of Xanthomonas cassavae CFBP 4642:
- a CDS encoding IS1595 family transposase produces MSINAVQFQAGLSMPEFFASYGTEAKCYRALYKWRWPQGFRCPVCAGRVRSRFKRGAAIYYQCSACRHQTSLIAGTMFEGTKLPLRTWMLALHLLTSTKTNMAALELMRHLGVNYKTAWRMKHKIMQVMAERESMRKLAGFVQIDDAYLGGERNGGKAGRGSENKQAFLIAVQTDATFTAPRFVVIEPVRSFDNTSLQDWIARRLAPECEVYTDGLACFRRLEDAGHAHTTLDTGGGRAATETAGARWLNVVLGNLKRAISGVYHAIAQGKYARRYLGEAAYRFNRRFRLREMLPRLATAMMQSTPCPEPVLRAASNFHG; encoded by the coding sequence ATGAGTATCAATGCCGTGCAGTTCCAAGCGGGATTGTCGATGCCTGAGTTCTTCGCGTCCTACGGCACCGAAGCCAAGTGCTATCGCGCGCTTTACAAGTGGCGCTGGCCGCAAGGCTTTCGTTGCCCTGTTTGTGCCGGACGCGTGCGCTCGCGTTTCAAGCGGGGTGCTGCGATCTACTACCAATGCAGCGCGTGCCGGCATCAGACCAGCCTGATTGCAGGCACGATGTTCGAAGGCACCAAGCTGCCGCTGCGCACCTGGATGCTGGCGTTGCACCTGCTGACCTCGACCAAAACCAACATGGCCGCGCTGGAGTTGATGCGGCATCTGGGCGTCAACTACAAGACGGCCTGGCGGATGAAACACAAGATCATGCAGGTTATGGCCGAGCGCGAATCCATGCGGAAACTGGCGGGTTTCGTGCAGATCGACGATGCCTATCTCGGCGGCGAGCGTAACGGTGGCAAGGCCGGACGCGGATCGGAGAACAAACAAGCGTTCCTGATTGCGGTGCAGACCGATGCCACCTTCACCGCGCCGCGCTTTGTGGTGATCGAGCCGGTGCGCAGCTTCGACAACACCTCGCTGCAGGACTGGATTGCCCGTCGCTTGGCGCCCGAATGCGAGGTCTACACCGATGGGCTGGCCTGCTTCCGCCGGCTAGAAGACGCCGGCCACGCGCACACCACGCTGGACACTGGCGGTGGTCGTGCCGCGACCGAAACGGCCGGTGCACGTTGGCTCAACGTGGTGCTGGGCAATCTCAAACGCGCCATCAGTGGCGTGTATCACGCCATCGCGCAAGGCAAATACGCAAGGCGTTACCTGGGAGAAGCGGCCTATCGTTTTAATCGTCGATTCCGCTTGCGCGAGATGCTGCCACGACTTGCCACGGCCATGATGCAATCCACACCATGCCCAGAGCCGGTTTTACGTGCAGCGAGCAATTTTCATGGCTGA
- a CDS encoding helix-turn-helix domain-containing protein, translated as MDLDDARLIFANRLRHARQKAELTQEALGVAAGLAPEVARTRINRYEKGVNECDLRTAKRLADALGMPLAAFFAETDEVADAIQALAKLSVEEQRKIVAELQLKAQRSDPPSP; from the coding sequence TTGGATCTGGACGACGCTCGTCTCATCTTCGCCAACCGCCTACGTCACGCGCGCCAGAAGGCCGAGCTGACCCAGGAAGCCTTGGGTGTTGCCGCTGGACTGGCTCCTGAGGTGGCCAGGACGCGCATCAATCGCTACGAGAAGGGCGTGAACGAGTGCGATCTACGCACCGCCAAGCGCTTGGCCGACGCTCTCGGCATGCCACTGGCTGCCTTCTTCGCCGAGACCGATGAGGTCGCAGACGCCATCCAAGCGCTCGCCAAGCTTTCCGTCGAAGAGCAGCGAAAGATCGTCGCCGAATTGCAGCTCAAAGCCCAGCGCAGCGATCCGCCTAGCCCATAG
- a CDS encoding type IV secretory system conjugative DNA transfer family protein — MTGKIKLSVAIALLLFALTAGVYLSGQLILMLLKVAGPLSFDTYWSYVKALDLPQFAPYASKIKLAGAIGFGVPLLAWIALLIPLFKPKAAALHGDARFASGSDLAKKDMLKPSPTGIVVGKHGGKLVRLPGQQFVILAAPTRSGKGVGIVIPNLLDYQGSVVVLDIKQENFDLTSGWRKSQGQEVFLFNPFAEDGRTHRWNPLSYISPDPAFRVSDLMSIAAMLYPDGSDAQKFWVSQARNAFMAFTLYLFDSLDDQIKRKHPKDTWMFPTLGLLYRVSSGDGSDLKGYLKNLSQRDFLGRDAKMAFDNLLSQAEETFASIMGTFKEPLNQFINPILDAATSGNDFLLTDVRKKKMSIYIGIQPNKLAESRLLINLLFSQLINLNTKELPQNNPALKHQCLLLMDEFTSIGRVDIIASAVSYMAGYNIRLLPIIQSMAQLDATYGKDVSRTIITNHALQIVYAPREQQDANDYSDMLGYTTVRKKNKSHTSGKQSSVSYSETEQRRALMLPQELKAMGFDKEVFLYEGIPSPVLCEKIKYYEDAYFTKRLLPKVKIEALQMVPA; from the coding sequence ATGACCGGCAAGATCAAGCTCAGTGTCGCCATCGCGCTGTTGCTCTTCGCCCTCACCGCAGGGGTCTACCTCTCCGGTCAGTTGATCCTGATGCTGTTGAAAGTGGCTGGGCCGCTCAGCTTCGACACCTACTGGTCTTACGTCAAAGCGCTCGACCTCCCGCAGTTCGCTCCCTATGCCAGCAAGATCAAGCTGGCTGGCGCCATTGGCTTCGGCGTGCCGCTCCTGGCCTGGATCGCGCTGCTGATTCCGCTGTTCAAGCCGAAGGCCGCCGCCTTGCATGGCGATGCGCGCTTTGCGTCCGGCAGTGATCTGGCCAAGAAGGATATGCTCAAACCGTCGCCAACCGGCATTGTGGTTGGCAAGCACGGTGGCAAGTTGGTGCGCCTACCTGGGCAACAGTTTGTGATCCTGGCCGCGCCCACGCGTTCCGGTAAGGGTGTGGGCATCGTCATTCCCAATCTGCTCGACTACCAAGGCTCGGTGGTGGTCCTAGACATCAAGCAGGAAAACTTCGATCTGACCTCCGGCTGGCGCAAGAGCCAAGGCCAAGAGGTCTTTTTGTTCAACCCCTTTGCCGAAGACGGGCGCACGCACCGCTGGAATCCACTGAGCTACATTTCGCCCGATCCCGCCTTTCGCGTGTCGGATCTGATGAGTATCGCGGCGATGCTCTATCCAGACGGCTCTGACGCCCAGAAGTTCTGGGTGAGCCAGGCCCGCAACGCGTTCATGGCGTTTACGCTCTATCTGTTCGATAGCTTGGACGATCAGATCAAGCGCAAGCACCCGAAAGACACCTGGATGTTCCCAACCCTTGGCTTGCTCTATCGCGTGTCGTCTGGGGATGGGAGCGACTTGAAGGGCTACCTTAAAAATCTTTCTCAGCGCGACTTCCTGGGCCGCGACGCCAAGATGGCGTTCGACAATTTGCTCTCGCAAGCCGAAGAGACGTTCGCCTCGATCATGGGCACGTTCAAGGAGCCGCTCAACCAGTTCATCAACCCAATCCTGGATGCGGCCACCAGCGGCAACGATTTCTTGCTCACCGATGTGCGCAAGAAGAAGATGAGCATCTACATTGGCATCCAGCCGAACAAGCTGGCCGAAAGCCGCTTGTTGATCAACCTGCTGTTTAGTCAGCTCATCAACCTCAACACCAAAGAGCTGCCGCAGAACAACCCGGCGCTCAAACATCAATGCTTGCTGCTGATGGACGAATTCACGTCCATCGGCCGGGTCGACATCATTGCAAGCGCGGTGAGCTACATGGCTGGCTACAACATTCGCTTGCTGCCGATCATCCAGAGCATGGCGCAGCTGGACGCGACCTATGGCAAGGATGTCTCGCGCACCATCATCACCAACCATGCCTTGCAAATTGTCTATGCCCCGCGTGAGCAGCAAGACGCCAACGACTACTCGGACATGCTCGGCTACACCACGGTGCGCAAGAAGAACAAGTCGCACACCAGTGGCAAGCAAAGCAGTGTGTCCTATTCCGAAACCGAGCAACGCCGTGCCTTGATGCTGCCGCAGGAGTTGAAGGCGATGGGCTTTGATAAGGAGGTCTTCCTCTATGAAGGCATCCCAAGCCCAGTGCTTTGCGAGAAGATCAAGTATTACGAAGATGCCTACTTCACCAAGCGCTTGTTGCCGAAGGTGAAGATTGAAGCCTTACAGATGGTCCCCGCATGA
- a CDS encoding MobA/MobL family protein, with the protein MAIYHTRIKTYSRAKGHSALAAAAYRGGYLLTDPTSGARHDYRGRTGIIQSRCMAPPGSPAWADDPQALWAAAEAAERRCNSTVCRDFAIALPHELDEPKRWTLVLDIAHRLIERYGFALQASYHRPTKDDPRYFYAHLLATTRCMEAAGLTQKTRVLDGRMNGKEEVEWIRAMIADRINAHLAQAGIGKSVEHRPLTERLEAMRGNGIFVQGQASFEQLLSRYRQEGRLLSVPDGHTAEQAQREHQGPGMEPDDAPENWQSVGRFSSSKDGEALSAIQADRSGHQDTH; encoded by the coding sequence ATGGCCATCTATCACACCCGCATCAAAACTTACAGCCGAGCCAAAGGGCATTCGGCGCTTGCCGCAGCGGCATATCGCGGTGGTTATCTGCTCACCGATCCCACCTCAGGTGCGCGCCACGACTACCGGGGTAGGACGGGCATCATCCAGTCGCGTTGCATGGCACCACCTGGTTCGCCGGCATGGGCGGATGACCCGCAAGCACTTTGGGCCGCTGCAGAAGCGGCAGAGCGACGCTGCAACAGCACCGTCTGCCGCGACTTCGCCATCGCGCTACCACACGAACTCGATGAGCCCAAGCGCTGGACGTTGGTGCTCGATATCGCTCATCGCCTGATTGAGAGATATGGCTTTGCCCTGCAAGCGAGTTACCATCGCCCGACCAAAGATGATCCTCGCTACTTCTACGCCCATCTGCTTGCGACAACCAGGTGCATGGAAGCCGCTGGTTTGACCCAGAAGACGCGTGTGCTAGACGGGCGCATGAATGGCAAGGAGGAAGTCGAGTGGATCCGCGCCATGATCGCTGACCGGATCAATGCACACCTTGCCCAAGCTGGCATCGGCAAATCGGTTGAGCATCGGCCCTTGACGGAACGCTTGGAAGCGATGCGAGGCAACGGAATCTTTGTCCAAGGACAAGCAAGCTTCGAGCAGCTTCTGTCCCGCTACCGCCAAGAGGGACGACTGTTGAGCGTGCCGGATGGCCACACGGCGGAGCAGGCCCAGCGTGAGCACCAAGGGCCAGGCATGGAGCCTGACGACGCTCCGGAAAATTGGCAGTCCGTTGGCCGGTTCAGTTCAAGTAAGGACGGCGAAGCTCTGTCAGCAATCCAAGCAGATCGAAGCGGCCATCAAGATACGCATTGA
- a CDS encoding UvrD-helicase domain-containing protein: MLSKIWDKVRWGFTEILAWCIATHIERIQKDAHRKGGKEGFDQGKAVGQSEGFAEGRLIYEVVEAAPLQVKAIDEGLYGPSRLGDVSTASLMKSDVEQKVAGGLIKAPTDEQWEMILTDHPATCVSAGAGSGKSTTLVLRIVYMLEYLNIPDHEITVISFTKDSCVELRRKLIEVLSLWRHGIAPPAWESWAKEKVRTFHSVLYRQASCALPGRKFFENLKNSTADRFVEDSDNGDVDNPASVSKLNEAQVELIAEAYRKLFFTDVVFRQAVTEIFKAEIFSGPNSQSDKEIKKTSIFHSGRRDKQVVELCNKSWEAHGWPFDGVVDVDSVELAIVEGQHKFYANGVHEHTRTPIVLGFSPNLSEAEKDAKLGGNDGLKFSVCLGLRIQILTRYAGRDYIYIKNESDLANYKRWNDWIASSANGQSTSIAPIFDVKLDGEMKSTLIYEALFVQGSFIETLGWEVGALLEKIPAPQCVDKTVYFCRALGRFWPHLNKFLGEKGVHTYNRAFLALTHAAGSTSLLNQSSQSMRHLLVDEFQDISPLIVNWLKVAQKGLLTGDQTRGVSIMAIGDDWQSIYGWRGSAPQLFIDFGRYFPVHADLGSVRQLLFKNNFRSVEPIVQDAERLLSRVKKKVSKTSVAVIKTHHDDHGVKLITYGDQKKKIDDNESVKILVPFIENQYKSAKSRINASNELVIVMTRRRGIRNILSAEFPEKNYAGLRVCTYHQAKGLEADVAILIEDCVPGDSHPLRNMIYAASGSTSPHPE, translated from the coding sequence ATGCTCATCGAAAGGGGGGGAAAGAAGGATTCGATCAGGGTAAGGCGGTGGGCCAGAGTGAGGGGTTCGCAGAGGGGCGCCTTATTTACGAAGTGGTTGAAGCAGCGCCGTTGCAAGTCAAGGCCATAGATGAGGGCTTATATGGGCCATCACGATTGGGGGATGTGTCGACCGCCAGTTTGATGAAAAGCGATGTAGAGCAAAAGGTGGCGGGGGGTCTCATTAAGGCACCAACAGATGAACAATGGGAAATGATTCTGACGGATCATCCCGCCACTTGTGTTTCTGCCGGTGCCGGATCGGGTAAATCAACGACACTGGTTCTTCGTATTGTTTATATGCTGGAATATCTGAACATTCCTGATCACGAAATCACAGTCATTTCCTTTACCAAAGATTCGTGTGTCGAGCTACGCAGAAAGCTCATCGAGGTCCTTAGTCTTTGGCGCCATGGCATTGCTCCACCGGCCTGGGAGAGCTGGGCAAAAGAAAAAGTTAGAACTTTTCATTCCGTTCTGTATCGGCAAGCGAGTTGCGCGCTACCTGGGCGGAAGTTTTTTGAGAACTTGAAAAATTCTACTGCTGACCGCTTTGTTGAAGATAGCGATAACGGAGACGTCGATAACCCAGCAAGCGTCAGCAAACTCAATGAAGCCCAGGTAGAACTTATTGCCGAAGCTTATAGAAAACTCTTTTTCACGGATGTCGTATTTCGTCAGGCAGTCACTGAAATTTTTAAAGCTGAAATTTTTTCTGGGCCCAACTCCCAATCCGATAAAGAAATCAAGAAGACGTCGATTTTTCACTCGGGTCGTCGGGATAAGCAGGTTGTAGAGCTGTGCAACAAATCGTGGGAGGCGCATGGTTGGCCATTTGATGGGGTTGTCGATGTCGACTCAGTAGAGCTGGCAATTGTGGAAGGTCAGCATAAGTTCTACGCTAATGGCGTTCATGAGCATACGCGGACGCCTATCGTCTTGGGCTTCTCGCCTAATCTCAGTGAGGCAGAAAAAGATGCCAAATTAGGCGGCAATGATGGACTTAAATTTTCAGTATGTTTAGGGCTTCGAATTCAAATTTTGACGCGATATGCAGGGCGCGATTACATCTACATAAAGAATGAAAGCGACTTGGCGAATTATAAGCGTTGGAATGACTGGATTGCTAGTTCGGCAAATGGGCAGTCAACTTCAATAGCTCCAATTTTTGATGTAAAGCTTGATGGAGAGATGAAATCGACTTTGATCTACGAGGCGCTTTTTGTCCAGGGTTCATTCATCGAAACGCTGGGTTGGGAGGTCGGTGCTTTGCTGGAAAAAATTCCCGCTCCCCAATGTGTAGATAAGACGGTCTACTTTTGCCGCGCCCTTGGCCGCTTTTGGCCGCACCTGAATAAATTCCTCGGAGAGAAGGGCGTTCATACTTACAATCGCGCATTCCTTGCACTCACCCACGCTGCTGGAAGTACAAGTTTGCTTAACCAAAGTTCTCAGTCTATGCGACATCTTTTGGTGGATGAGTTTCAAGACATTTCACCCCTTATTGTTAATTGGTTAAAAGTGGCGCAAAAGGGGCTGCTCACAGGCGATCAAACACGCGGAGTGAGTATTATGGCCATTGGTGATGACTGGCAATCGATCTATGGCTGGCGAGGCAGCGCGCCGCAATTATTCATTGATTTCGGCAGATACTTTCCTGTCCACGCGGATCTCGGTAGTGTGCGGCAGCTTTTATTCAAGAACAATTTTCGCTCGGTGGAACCGATCGTGCAAGACGCTGAACGCTTACTTTCGCGAGTGAAAAAAAAGGTGTCAAAGACTAGTGTTGCAGTTATTAAGACTCATCATGACGACCACGGGGTCAAGCTTATTACTTATGGTGATCAAAAAAAGAAGATAGACGACAATGAGTCAGTGAAGATTTTGGTTCCTTTCATTGAGAATCAATACAAATCCGCGAAGTCCAGGATAAACGCGAGCAATGAACTCGTGATTGTAATGACTAGGCGGCGGGGCATTCGAAATATTTTATCGGCAGAATTTCCAGAGAAGAATTATGCGGGACTGAGAGTTTGCACATATCATCAGGCGAAAGGGCTTGAAGCGGACGTGGCGATTCTCATCGAAGACTGTGTTCCCGGGGACTCTCATCCGCTTCGGAACATGATCTATGCGGCCAGCGGGTCGACGTCCCCCCATCCTGAGTAG